Proteins from a genomic interval of Spirochaetaceae bacterium:
- a CDS encoding Type 1 glutamine amidotransferase-like domain-containing protein, with protein MKLVLMSFANTEVITQKIIELAGKPANEIKIAIINEATLPVLEESGAAGWILDSFASLREHFTNEIYMCNFLSLSLEENVKRINKADVIWVLGGNTDYLKLVFEKSGFEKYLPEMLETKVWVGSSAGSCILGKRGNEEFFALYEEKPYAEVKEYYGFVNGIIYPHTEWFTNAFDICTKESKANRNVAIYSLSDKSALIVEDGKTYLIGENAQKFVNGEVVEKI; from the coding sequence AATTAGCGGGTAAACCCGCTAACGAAATAAAAATTGCTATTATTAATGAGGCTACACTACCTGTTTTAGAGGAAAGCGGCGCAGCCGGCTGGATATTAGATAGCTTTGCGAGCTTGAGAGAGCATTTTACTAATGAAATTTATATGTGTAATTTTCTTTCTTTAAGTTTAGAGGAAAATGTAAAAAGAATTAATAAAGCCGATGTGATATGGGTTTTGGGTGGTAATACCGATTATTTAAAGCTTGTCTTTGAAAAATCGGGCTTTGAAAAATATCTACCGGAAATGTTGGAGACAAAGGTATGGGTAGGCAGTTCGGCGGGAAGTTGTATTTTAGGTAAACGCGGGAATGAAGAATTTTTTGCTCTTTATGAGGAAAAACCTTATGCAGAAGTTAAGGAGTATTATGGCTTTGTAAATGGTATAATTTACCCGCATACCGAATGGTTTACAAACGCCTTTGATATTTGTACAAAAGAGAGTAAAGCTAATCGTAATGTAGCCATTTATTCTCTTTCAGATAAAAGCGCCTTAATTGTAGAAGATGGTAAAACCTATTTAATTGGTGAAAATGCTCAGAAGTTTGTTAATGGTGAAGTAGTAGAGAAAATTTAG